The Terriglobus roseus region TCAATTCGATACGCACACACAGACCCGCGGAGGCGTCCGATGACCTGCACGGAATTTCTGGCTCAAATGACGGATTACTTCGACGGACAGGTTGAACCTGAGTTGTTGTCGGAAATTCAGTCTCATCTCTGCGAGTGCCACCACTGCGAAGTTCTTGTGGACACCACTCGACAGACAATCCGCGTCTATCGGAATCACGAGGTCTATGA contains the following coding sequences:
- a CDS encoding anti-sigma factor family protein; translated protein: MTCTEFLAQMTDYFDGQVEPELLSEIQSHLCECHHCEVLVDTTRQTIRVYRNHEVYDLTEDVRERTVQRILAACTGRKSISAEGQR